Below is a window of Hydrogenimonas sp. SS33 DNA.
CATAATTGACATGGGCGCCGTGGGTGATTTTGACATTGCGCCTGTAGGTATAATCGACCGGATAGTCGCCCGGTTGAGTGACGCTGGTCTCCACGCAGATGGCGGCCGCCTTCTCCAGAACCTCCCGGGGAATCTGTTTTCTGCCGTTGCTCTGGATGATGCAGTGGGAGGAGGGGCGGTCTTTGAGGTGGAGCCAGATGTCGCCGGCGCGGGCGTTTTTGAGCACCCACACATTCTCCCGTTCGTTGCGCCCCACCAGCACCCGGTAGTCGCCGATGTGGAAGATTTCGCACTGGGCCCGCTTCTCCTTTTTCCGCCGCTGCTGTCTGGGGGGAAAGAGAAGGTGGATCTCCTCTTCGCTGCGGGCCTGCCGAAGGTTCTCCAGCAGCCTTCGGTAGAAACCGATACGGCTTTGGAGGTTCTCCTGCTCGATATGGAGGTTCTCCGCCTTGGCGGCGGCCCGTTTGGAGAGGTTGTAGAAGTGCTCCCCGAGCCGCCTGGGATTGGGCAGGGGCGGCAGCTCTACGGTGACGGGCCGGCCTTCGAAGTCTTGGGTCTGCAGGCGGGTGTCGTAGGGCCTGATCTCATGCAGATGGGCCAGCACCAGCGAGGCCTGTTCGGCGTAGGTGCGGGCATCGGCTTCCAGTTTGGTGCGGTCGGGGAGCGAGCGGAGCTCCTTTTCGAGCCGGTCGATCTTTTTCTGCAGCGCTTTGGCGTGGCGCGCTTTGAGGCGTTCTAAGCGGCTTTCCCGCCGTTT
It encodes the following:
- a CDS encoding NFACT RNA binding domain-containing protein — encoded protein: MKFYELEALVTYLKRFRLLKKAERIDDNVLRLEFDQKRAVGFDLSRGQSEIFDATGVRSARSYHAPFDTLLKKRFSNAKILNVSMPRGDKIIRFETQQQGAYKARRTVLQLELTGRHTNAIILDEEGNVLEALRHVDSDASYRIVKPGSPLAPLPPYNGKRSEGAIEDVEAWLEEKARKRRESRLERLKARHAKALQKKIDRLEKELRSLPDRTKLEADARTYAEQASLVLAHLHEIRPYDTRLQTQDFEGRPVTVELPPLPNPRRLGEHFYNLSKRAAAKAENLHIEQENLQSRIGFYRRLLENLRQARSEEEIHLLFPPRQQRRKKEKRAQCEIFHIGDYRVLVGRNERENVWVLKNARAGDIWLHLKDRPSSHCIIQSNGRKQIPREVLEKAAAICVETSVTQPGDYPVDYTYRRNVKITHGAHVNYVDYDTITIRKQARTES